One region of Eupeodes corollae chromosome 1, idEupCoro1.1, whole genome shotgun sequence genomic DNA includes:
- the LOC129942421 gene encoding rho-related BTB domain-containing protein 1 isoform X4, with protein sequence MDNEQPHQELVKCVLVGDTAVGKTRLICARACNKHVSLSQLLSTHVPTVWAIDQYRIYKDVLERSWEVVDGVNVSLRLWDTFGDHDKDRRFAYGRSDVVLLCFSIASPTSLRNCKAMWYPEIRRFCPDTPVILVGCKNDLRYMYRDEKYLSYFGERSPFVRAALKSDLVMPDEARAVAKELGVAYYETSVFTYFGVNELFENAIRSALIARRQQRFWMTNLKKVQKPLLQAPFRPPKPPPPEVTVVVGNYRKDMYSMLVSQCYTDLILIVGSTKFAVHKFMLAAASNVFFRLLTTELSDMGGRSSSESSMISSTFGEATTADFNDDTECLIRNESRTLRMWEHLKRRSSYQALPLIESKKSTDLYKDLHHPIFQNIRIVQMENNRGVNVTQTIVTMTKIITPQAMNQCLKFIYTGTIEKEFHNLQEIKQAADFLELPQLTLLLSKPQNVLASLSEEPIQHYCLSIKENMEKHCIGDGYFSDVTFELDDGHMKAHRSILVARCDVMRAMLTGDFREAHSSVIVFPGVTVYTFHKLLCYLYTDEIPAVSADKCLNLLELANRLCLPRLLNLVECRAIEDLTLISQNETNETVDHCLKLLEAVKLHNAHQLAEWCMSYLCVNYNIICKFSLKGLKALHQDNQEYLREHRWPPVWYLKDYDYYQRCINEMNKELKDARGDSPSDDEGCLCFTGGKNRRGDNNGNNNDAEGNQIFNSTANSINHIDMEQEVDLNL encoded by the exons ATGGATAACGAACAACCGCATCAAGAACTGGTAAAGTGTGTGCTTGTGGGAGACACAGCTGTTGGAAAAACGCGTTTAATTTGTGCCAGAGCTTGCAATAAACATGTATCCTTGTCGCAACTCTTATCGACGCATGTGCCAACTGTTTGGGCAATTGATCAGTACAGGATATACAAAGAC GTCCTTGAAAGGTCGTGGGAAGTGGTCGATGGAGTAAATGTATCACTTAGACTTTGGGACACATTTGGTGATCATGACAAAGATCGTAGATTTGCTTATGGAAG atCAGATGTAGTTTTACTATGTTTTTCGATAGCTAGTCCGACATCTTTAAGGAATTGCAAAGCAATGTGGTATCCAGAAATACGTCGTTTCTGTCCCGATACGCCGGTTATTTTAGTAGGCTGTAAGAACGATCTCCGATATATGTATCGGGATGAGAAGTATTTATCGTATTTTGGTGAGCGTAGTCCATTCGTGAG AGCTGCCTTAAAAAGCGATTTGGTAATGCCAGATGAAGCCAGAGCTGTAGCCAAAGAACTCGGAGTTGCATATTATGAAACCAGTGTGTTCACATACTTTGGAGTGaatgaactttttgaaaatgccaTTCGTTCAGCATTGATTGCAAGGCGACAGCAACGATTCTGGATGACAAACCTGAAAAAGGTGCAAAAACCATTGTTACAG GCACCATTTCGCCCACCAAAGCCTCCACCACCAGAGGTGActgttgttgttggtaattATCGAAAAGACATGTACAGCATGTTAGTATCCCAATGCTACACAGATCTTATACTCATTGTTGGTTCAACAAAGTTTGCAGTGCATAAATTTATGTTGGCCGCAGCCTCAAATGTCTTCTTCCGTTTGCTCACTACAGAGCTTTCGGATATGGGAGGTAGGAGTAGTAGTGAATCGAGTATG ATAAGTTCCACGTTTGGTGAAGCAACAACGGCTGATTTTAACGATGATACGGAGTGTCTAATACGCAATGAGTCAAGAACATTGAG AATGTGGGAACATTTGAAACGTCGATCCAGCTATCAAGCTCTACCACTAATCGAATCAAAGAAATCAACAGATCTCTACAAGGATTTACATCAcccgatttttcaaaatatacgtATTGTCCAAATGGAAAACAATCGTGGAGTGAATGTTACACAGACAATTGTCACAATGACAAAAATCATCACACCGCAGGCAATGAATCAGTGTCTTAAATTTATATACACTGGAACAATAGAAAAGGAATTTCACAATCTTCAG GAAATAAAACAAGCAGCTGACTTCTTAGAACTGCCTCAACTAACACTGCTCCTTTCTAAGCCGCAAAATGTTTTAGCTAGTCTCTCAGAAGAACCAATTCAACATTATTGCTta agTATTAAGGAGAATATGGAAAAACATTGCATAGGCGATGGTTATTTTAGTGATGTAACCTTTGAACTTGATGACGGTCACATGAAAGCGCATCGTTCTATTCTAGTGGCCAGATGTGATGTTATGCGTGCAATGTTAACTGGCGACTTTCGTGAAGCACATTCAAGTGTT atTGTATTTCCTGGTGTTACGGTCTATACATTCCACAAGCTTCTATGTTATCTGTATACAGATGAAATTCCTGCAGTTTCTGCGGATAAATGCCTGAATCTTTTAGAACTAGCAAACAGGCTGTGCCTACCGAGGCTATTAAATCTGGTCGAATGTCGAGCAATTGAAGATTTAACTTTAATATCACAAAACGAGACTAATGAAACTGTTGATCATTGTTTAAAGCTGCTGGAAGCAGTAAAA ctcCACAACGCACACCAATTGGCCGAATGGTGTATGTCTTATCTGTGTGTCAATTACAATATTATTTGTAAGTTCTCATTAAAGGGCCTAAAGGCCCTGCATCAGGATAATCAGGAATACCTGCGAGAGCATCGATGGCCTCCAGTGTGGTATCTCAAGGACTATGACTACTACCAGCGATGCATTAATGAGATGAATAAGGAATTGAAAGATGCACGTGGCGATTCGCCAAGTGACGACGAGGGATGCTTATGCTTTACCGGAG
- the LOC129942421 gene encoding rho-related BTB domain-containing protein 1 isoform X3, whose product MDNEQPHQELVKCVLVGDTAVGKTRLICARACNKHVSLSQLLSTHVPTVWAIDQYRIYKDVLERSWEVVDGVNVSLRLWDTFGDHDKDRRFAYGRSDVVLLCFSIASPTSLRNCKAMWYPEIRRFCPDTPVILVGCKNDLRYMYRDEKYLSYFGERSPFVRAALKSDLVMPDEARAVAKELGVAYYETSVFTYFGVNELFENAIRSALIARRQQRFWMTNLKKVQKPLLQAPFRPPKPPPPEVTVVVGNYRKDMYSMLVSQCYTDLILIVGSTKFAVHKFMLAAASNVFFRLLTTELSDMGGRSSSESSMISSTFGEATTADFNDDTECLIRNESRTLRMWEHLKRRSSYQALPLIESKKSTDLYKDLHHPIFQNIRIVQMENNRGVNVTQTIVTMTKIITPQAMNQCLKFIYTGTIEKEFHNLQEIKQAADFLELPQLTLLLSKPQNVLASLSEEPIQHYCLSIKENMEKHCIGDGYFSDVTFELDDGHMKAHRSILVARCDVMRAMLTGDFREAHSSVIVFPGVTVYTFHKLLCYLYTDEIPAVSADKCLNLLELANRLCLPRLLNLVECRAIEDLTLISQNETNETVDHCLKLLEAVKLHNAHQLAEWCMSYLCVNYNIICKFSLKGLKALHQDNQEYLREHRWPPVWYLKDYDYYQRCINEMNKELKDARGDSPSDDEGCLCFTGVFSWLIGKNRRGDNNGNNNDAEGNQIFNSTANSINHIDMEQEVDLNL is encoded by the exons ATGGATAACGAACAACCGCATCAAGAACTGGTAAAGTGTGTGCTTGTGGGAGACACAGCTGTTGGAAAAACGCGTTTAATTTGTGCCAGAGCTTGCAATAAACATGTATCCTTGTCGCAACTCTTATCGACGCATGTGCCAACTGTTTGGGCAATTGATCAGTACAGGATATACAAAGAC GTCCTTGAAAGGTCGTGGGAAGTGGTCGATGGAGTAAATGTATCACTTAGACTTTGGGACACATTTGGTGATCATGACAAAGATCGTAGATTTGCTTATGGAAG atCAGATGTAGTTTTACTATGTTTTTCGATAGCTAGTCCGACATCTTTAAGGAATTGCAAAGCAATGTGGTATCCAGAAATACGTCGTTTCTGTCCCGATACGCCGGTTATTTTAGTAGGCTGTAAGAACGATCTCCGATATATGTATCGGGATGAGAAGTATTTATCGTATTTTGGTGAGCGTAGTCCATTCGTGAG AGCTGCCTTAAAAAGCGATTTGGTAATGCCAGATGAAGCCAGAGCTGTAGCCAAAGAACTCGGAGTTGCATATTATGAAACCAGTGTGTTCACATACTTTGGAGTGaatgaactttttgaaaatgccaTTCGTTCAGCATTGATTGCAAGGCGACAGCAACGATTCTGGATGACAAACCTGAAAAAGGTGCAAAAACCATTGTTACAG GCACCATTTCGCCCACCAAAGCCTCCACCACCAGAGGTGActgttgttgttggtaattATCGAAAAGACATGTACAGCATGTTAGTATCCCAATGCTACACAGATCTTATACTCATTGTTGGTTCAACAAAGTTTGCAGTGCATAAATTTATGTTGGCCGCAGCCTCAAATGTCTTCTTCCGTTTGCTCACTACAGAGCTTTCGGATATGGGAGGTAGGAGTAGTAGTGAATCGAGTATG ATAAGTTCCACGTTTGGTGAAGCAACAACGGCTGATTTTAACGATGATACGGAGTGTCTAATACGCAATGAGTCAAGAACATTGAG AATGTGGGAACATTTGAAACGTCGATCCAGCTATCAAGCTCTACCACTAATCGAATCAAAGAAATCAACAGATCTCTACAAGGATTTACATCAcccgatttttcaaaatatacgtATTGTCCAAATGGAAAACAATCGTGGAGTGAATGTTACACAGACAATTGTCACAATGACAAAAATCATCACACCGCAGGCAATGAATCAGTGTCTTAAATTTATATACACTGGAACAATAGAAAAGGAATTTCACAATCTTCAG GAAATAAAACAAGCAGCTGACTTCTTAGAACTGCCTCAACTAACACTGCTCCTTTCTAAGCCGCAAAATGTTTTAGCTAGTCTCTCAGAAGAACCAATTCAACATTATTGCTta agTATTAAGGAGAATATGGAAAAACATTGCATAGGCGATGGTTATTTTAGTGATGTAACCTTTGAACTTGATGACGGTCACATGAAAGCGCATCGTTCTATTCTAGTGGCCAGATGTGATGTTATGCGTGCAATGTTAACTGGCGACTTTCGTGAAGCACATTCAAGTGTT atTGTATTTCCTGGTGTTACGGTCTATACATTCCACAAGCTTCTATGTTATCTGTATACAGATGAAATTCCTGCAGTTTCTGCGGATAAATGCCTGAATCTTTTAGAACTAGCAAACAGGCTGTGCCTACCGAGGCTATTAAATCTGGTCGAATGTCGAGCAATTGAAGATTTAACTTTAATATCACAAAACGAGACTAATGAAACTGTTGATCATTGTTTAAAGCTGCTGGAAGCAGTAAAA ctcCACAACGCACACCAATTGGCCGAATGGTGTATGTCTTATCTGTGTGTCAATTACAATATTATTTGTAAGTTCTCATTAAAGGGCCTAAAGGCCCTGCATCAGGATAATCAGGAATACCTGCGAGAGCATCGATGGCCTCCAGTGTGGTATCTCAAGGACTATGACTACTACCAGCGATGCATTAATGAGATGAATAAGGAATTGAAAGATGCACGTGGCGATTCGCCAAGTGACGACGAGGGATGCTTATGCTTTACCGGAG
- the LOC129942421 gene encoding rho-related BTB domain-containing protein 1 isoform X2 — MDNEQPHQELVKCVLVGDTAVGKTRLICARACNKHVSLSQLLSTHVPTVWAIDQYRIYKDVLERSWEVVDGVNVSLRLWDTFGDHDKDRRFAYGRSDVVLLCFSIASPTSLRNCKAMWYPEIRRFCPDTPVILVGCKNDLRYMYRDEKYLSYFGERSPFVRAALKSDLVMPDEARAVAKELGVAYYETSVFTYFGVNELFENAIRSALIARRQQRFWMTNLKKVQKPLLQAPFRPPKPPPPEVTVVVGNYRKDMYSMLVSQCYTDLILIVGSTKFAVHKFMLAAASNVFFRLLTTELSDMGGRSSSESSMISSTFGEATTADFNDDTECLIRNESRTLRMWEHLKRRSSYQALPLIESKKSTDLYKDLHHPIFQNIRIVQMENNRGVNVTQTIVTMTKIITPQAMNQCLKFIYTGTIEKEFHNLQTAPIGLLLEIKQAADFLELPQLTLLLSKPQNVLASLSEEPIQHYCLSIKENMEKHCIGDGYFSDVTFELDDGHMKAHRSILVARCDVMRAMLTGDFREAHSSVIVFPGVTVYTFHKLLCYLYTDEIPAVSADKCLNLLELANRLCLPRLLNLVECRAIEDLTLISQNETNETVDHCLKLLEAVKLHNAHQLAEWCMSYLCVNYNIICKFSLKGLKALHQDNQEYLREHRWPPVWYLKDYDYYQRCINEMNKELKDARGDSPSDDEGCLCFTGGKNRRGDNNGNNNDAEGNQIFNSTANSINHIDMEQEVDLNL, encoded by the exons ATGGATAACGAACAACCGCATCAAGAACTGGTAAAGTGTGTGCTTGTGGGAGACACAGCTGTTGGAAAAACGCGTTTAATTTGTGCCAGAGCTTGCAATAAACATGTATCCTTGTCGCAACTCTTATCGACGCATGTGCCAACTGTTTGGGCAATTGATCAGTACAGGATATACAAAGAC GTCCTTGAAAGGTCGTGGGAAGTGGTCGATGGAGTAAATGTATCACTTAGACTTTGGGACACATTTGGTGATCATGACAAAGATCGTAGATTTGCTTATGGAAG atCAGATGTAGTTTTACTATGTTTTTCGATAGCTAGTCCGACATCTTTAAGGAATTGCAAAGCAATGTGGTATCCAGAAATACGTCGTTTCTGTCCCGATACGCCGGTTATTTTAGTAGGCTGTAAGAACGATCTCCGATATATGTATCGGGATGAGAAGTATTTATCGTATTTTGGTGAGCGTAGTCCATTCGTGAG AGCTGCCTTAAAAAGCGATTTGGTAATGCCAGATGAAGCCAGAGCTGTAGCCAAAGAACTCGGAGTTGCATATTATGAAACCAGTGTGTTCACATACTTTGGAGTGaatgaactttttgaaaatgccaTTCGTTCAGCATTGATTGCAAGGCGACAGCAACGATTCTGGATGACAAACCTGAAAAAGGTGCAAAAACCATTGTTACAG GCACCATTTCGCCCACCAAAGCCTCCACCACCAGAGGTGActgttgttgttggtaattATCGAAAAGACATGTACAGCATGTTAGTATCCCAATGCTACACAGATCTTATACTCATTGTTGGTTCAACAAAGTTTGCAGTGCATAAATTTATGTTGGCCGCAGCCTCAAATGTCTTCTTCCGTTTGCTCACTACAGAGCTTTCGGATATGGGAGGTAGGAGTAGTAGTGAATCGAGTATG ATAAGTTCCACGTTTGGTGAAGCAACAACGGCTGATTTTAACGATGATACGGAGTGTCTAATACGCAATGAGTCAAGAACATTGAG AATGTGGGAACATTTGAAACGTCGATCCAGCTATCAAGCTCTACCACTAATCGAATCAAAGAAATCAACAGATCTCTACAAGGATTTACATCAcccgatttttcaaaatatacgtATTGTCCAAATGGAAAACAATCGTGGAGTGAATGTTACACAGACAATTGTCACAATGACAAAAATCATCACACCGCAGGCAATGAATCAGTGTCTTAAATTTATATACACTGGAACAATAGAAAAGGAATTTCACAATCTTCAG ACTGCTCCAATCGGATTActtttg GAAATAAAACAAGCAGCTGACTTCTTAGAACTGCCTCAACTAACACTGCTCCTTTCTAAGCCGCAAAATGTTTTAGCTAGTCTCTCAGAAGAACCAATTCAACATTATTGCTta agTATTAAGGAGAATATGGAAAAACATTGCATAGGCGATGGTTATTTTAGTGATGTAACCTTTGAACTTGATGACGGTCACATGAAAGCGCATCGTTCTATTCTAGTGGCCAGATGTGATGTTATGCGTGCAATGTTAACTGGCGACTTTCGTGAAGCACATTCAAGTGTT atTGTATTTCCTGGTGTTACGGTCTATACATTCCACAAGCTTCTATGTTATCTGTATACAGATGAAATTCCTGCAGTTTCTGCGGATAAATGCCTGAATCTTTTAGAACTAGCAAACAGGCTGTGCCTACCGAGGCTATTAAATCTGGTCGAATGTCGAGCAATTGAAGATTTAACTTTAATATCACAAAACGAGACTAATGAAACTGTTGATCATTGTTTAAAGCTGCTGGAAGCAGTAAAA ctcCACAACGCACACCAATTGGCCGAATGGTGTATGTCTTATCTGTGTGTCAATTACAATATTATTTGTAAGTTCTCATTAAAGGGCCTAAAGGCCCTGCATCAGGATAATCAGGAATACCTGCGAGAGCATCGATGGCCTCCAGTGTGGTATCTCAAGGACTATGACTACTACCAGCGATGCATTAATGAGATGAATAAGGAATTGAAAGATGCACGTGGCGATTCGCCAAGTGACGACGAGGGATGCTTATGCTTTACCGGAG
- the LOC129942421 gene encoding rho-related BTB domain-containing protein 1 isoform X1, protein MDNEQPHQELVKCVLVGDTAVGKTRLICARACNKHVSLSQLLSTHVPTVWAIDQYRIYKDVLERSWEVVDGVNVSLRLWDTFGDHDKDRRFAYGRSDVVLLCFSIASPTSLRNCKAMWYPEIRRFCPDTPVILVGCKNDLRYMYRDEKYLSYFGERSPFVRAALKSDLVMPDEARAVAKELGVAYYETSVFTYFGVNELFENAIRSALIARRQQRFWMTNLKKVQKPLLQAPFRPPKPPPPEVTVVVGNYRKDMYSMLVSQCYTDLILIVGSTKFAVHKFMLAAASNVFFRLLTTELSDMGGRSSSESSMISSTFGEATTADFNDDTECLIRNESRTLRMWEHLKRRSSYQALPLIESKKSTDLYKDLHHPIFQNIRIVQMENNRGVNVTQTIVTMTKIITPQAMNQCLKFIYTGTIEKEFHNLQTAPIGLLLEIKQAADFLELPQLTLLLSKPQNVLASLSEEPIQHYCLSIKENMEKHCIGDGYFSDVTFELDDGHMKAHRSILVARCDVMRAMLTGDFREAHSSVIVFPGVTVYTFHKLLCYLYTDEIPAVSADKCLNLLELANRLCLPRLLNLVECRAIEDLTLISQNETNETVDHCLKLLEAVKLHNAHQLAEWCMSYLCVNYNIICKFSLKGLKALHQDNQEYLREHRWPPVWYLKDYDYYQRCINEMNKELKDARGDSPSDDEGCLCFTGVFSWLIGKNRRGDNNGNNNDAEGNQIFNSTANSINHIDMEQEVDLNL, encoded by the exons ATGGATAACGAACAACCGCATCAAGAACTGGTAAAGTGTGTGCTTGTGGGAGACACAGCTGTTGGAAAAACGCGTTTAATTTGTGCCAGAGCTTGCAATAAACATGTATCCTTGTCGCAACTCTTATCGACGCATGTGCCAACTGTTTGGGCAATTGATCAGTACAGGATATACAAAGAC GTCCTTGAAAGGTCGTGGGAAGTGGTCGATGGAGTAAATGTATCACTTAGACTTTGGGACACATTTGGTGATCATGACAAAGATCGTAGATTTGCTTATGGAAG atCAGATGTAGTTTTACTATGTTTTTCGATAGCTAGTCCGACATCTTTAAGGAATTGCAAAGCAATGTGGTATCCAGAAATACGTCGTTTCTGTCCCGATACGCCGGTTATTTTAGTAGGCTGTAAGAACGATCTCCGATATATGTATCGGGATGAGAAGTATTTATCGTATTTTGGTGAGCGTAGTCCATTCGTGAG AGCTGCCTTAAAAAGCGATTTGGTAATGCCAGATGAAGCCAGAGCTGTAGCCAAAGAACTCGGAGTTGCATATTATGAAACCAGTGTGTTCACATACTTTGGAGTGaatgaactttttgaaaatgccaTTCGTTCAGCATTGATTGCAAGGCGACAGCAACGATTCTGGATGACAAACCTGAAAAAGGTGCAAAAACCATTGTTACAG GCACCATTTCGCCCACCAAAGCCTCCACCACCAGAGGTGActgttgttgttggtaattATCGAAAAGACATGTACAGCATGTTAGTATCCCAATGCTACACAGATCTTATACTCATTGTTGGTTCAACAAAGTTTGCAGTGCATAAATTTATGTTGGCCGCAGCCTCAAATGTCTTCTTCCGTTTGCTCACTACAGAGCTTTCGGATATGGGAGGTAGGAGTAGTAGTGAATCGAGTATG ATAAGTTCCACGTTTGGTGAAGCAACAACGGCTGATTTTAACGATGATACGGAGTGTCTAATACGCAATGAGTCAAGAACATTGAG AATGTGGGAACATTTGAAACGTCGATCCAGCTATCAAGCTCTACCACTAATCGAATCAAAGAAATCAACAGATCTCTACAAGGATTTACATCAcccgatttttcaaaatatacgtATTGTCCAAATGGAAAACAATCGTGGAGTGAATGTTACACAGACAATTGTCACAATGACAAAAATCATCACACCGCAGGCAATGAATCAGTGTCTTAAATTTATATACACTGGAACAATAGAAAAGGAATTTCACAATCTTCAG ACTGCTCCAATCGGATTActtttg GAAATAAAACAAGCAGCTGACTTCTTAGAACTGCCTCAACTAACACTGCTCCTTTCTAAGCCGCAAAATGTTTTAGCTAGTCTCTCAGAAGAACCAATTCAACATTATTGCTta agTATTAAGGAGAATATGGAAAAACATTGCATAGGCGATGGTTATTTTAGTGATGTAACCTTTGAACTTGATGACGGTCACATGAAAGCGCATCGTTCTATTCTAGTGGCCAGATGTGATGTTATGCGTGCAATGTTAACTGGCGACTTTCGTGAAGCACATTCAAGTGTT atTGTATTTCCTGGTGTTACGGTCTATACATTCCACAAGCTTCTATGTTATCTGTATACAGATGAAATTCCTGCAGTTTCTGCGGATAAATGCCTGAATCTTTTAGAACTAGCAAACAGGCTGTGCCTACCGAGGCTATTAAATCTGGTCGAATGTCGAGCAATTGAAGATTTAACTTTAATATCACAAAACGAGACTAATGAAACTGTTGATCATTGTTTAAAGCTGCTGGAAGCAGTAAAA ctcCACAACGCACACCAATTGGCCGAATGGTGTATGTCTTATCTGTGTGTCAATTACAATATTATTTGTAAGTTCTCATTAAAGGGCCTAAAGGCCCTGCATCAGGATAATCAGGAATACCTGCGAGAGCATCGATGGCCTCCAGTGTGGTATCTCAAGGACTATGACTACTACCAGCGATGCATTAATGAGATGAATAAGGAATTGAAAGATGCACGTGGCGATTCGCCAAGTGACGACGAGGGATGCTTATGCTTTACCGGAG
- the LOC129942421 gene encoding rho-related BTB domain-containing protein 1 isoform X5, which produces MDNEQPHQELVKCVLVGDTAVGKTRLICARACNKHVSLSQLLSTHVPTVWAIDQYRIYKDVLERSWEVVDGVNVSLRLWDTFGDHDKDRRFAYGRSDVVLLCFSIASPTSLRNCKAMWYPEIRRFCPDTPVILVGCKNDLRYMYRDEKYLSYFGERSPFVRAALKSDLVMPDEARAVAKELGVAYYETSVFTYFGVNELFENAIRSALIARRQQRFWMTNLKKVQKPLLQAPFRPPKPPPPEVTVVVGNYRKDMYSMLVSQCYTDLILIVGSTKFAVHKFMLAAASNVFFRLLTTELSDMGGRSSSESSMISSTFGEATTADFNDDTECLIRNESRTLRYLKTYLYKDLHHPIFQNIRIVQMENNRGVNVTQTIVTMTKIITPQAMNQCLKFIYTGTIEKEFHNLQTAPIGLLLEIKQAADFLELPQLTLLLSKPQNVLASLSEEPIQHYCLSIKENMEKHCIGDGYFSDVTFELDDGHMKAHRSILVARCDVMRAMLTGDFREAHSSVIVFPGVTVYTFHKLLCYLYTDEIPAVSADKCLNLLELANRLCLPRLLNLVECRAIEDLTLISQNETNETVDHCLKLLEAVKLHNAHQLAEWCMSYLCVNYNIICKFSLKGLKALHQDNQEYLREHRWPPVWYLKDYDYYQRCINEMNKELKDARGDSPSDDEGCLCFTGVFSWLIGKNRRGDNNGNNNDAEGNQIFNSTANSINHIDMEQEVDLNL; this is translated from the exons ATGGATAACGAACAACCGCATCAAGAACTGGTAAAGTGTGTGCTTGTGGGAGACACAGCTGTTGGAAAAACGCGTTTAATTTGTGCCAGAGCTTGCAATAAACATGTATCCTTGTCGCAACTCTTATCGACGCATGTGCCAACTGTTTGGGCAATTGATCAGTACAGGATATACAAAGAC GTCCTTGAAAGGTCGTGGGAAGTGGTCGATGGAGTAAATGTATCACTTAGACTTTGGGACACATTTGGTGATCATGACAAAGATCGTAGATTTGCTTATGGAAG atCAGATGTAGTTTTACTATGTTTTTCGATAGCTAGTCCGACATCTTTAAGGAATTGCAAAGCAATGTGGTATCCAGAAATACGTCGTTTCTGTCCCGATACGCCGGTTATTTTAGTAGGCTGTAAGAACGATCTCCGATATATGTATCGGGATGAGAAGTATTTATCGTATTTTGGTGAGCGTAGTCCATTCGTGAG AGCTGCCTTAAAAAGCGATTTGGTAATGCCAGATGAAGCCAGAGCTGTAGCCAAAGAACTCGGAGTTGCATATTATGAAACCAGTGTGTTCACATACTTTGGAGTGaatgaactttttgaaaatgccaTTCGTTCAGCATTGATTGCAAGGCGACAGCAACGATTCTGGATGACAAACCTGAAAAAGGTGCAAAAACCATTGTTACAG GCACCATTTCGCCCACCAAAGCCTCCACCACCAGAGGTGActgttgttgttggtaattATCGAAAAGACATGTACAGCATGTTAGTATCCCAATGCTACACAGATCTTATACTCATTGTTGGTTCAACAAAGTTTGCAGTGCATAAATTTATGTTGGCCGCAGCCTCAAATGTCTTCTTCCGTTTGCTCACTACAGAGCTTTCGGATATGGGAGGTAGGAGTAGTAGTGAATCGAGTATG ATAAGTTCCACGTTTGGTGAAGCAACAACGGCTGATTTTAACGATGATACGGAGTGTCTAATACGCAATGAGTCAAGAACATTGAGGTATTTAAAGACTT ATCTCTACAAGGATTTACATCAcccgatttttcaaaatatacgtATTGTCCAAATGGAAAACAATCGTGGAGTGAATGTTACACAGACAATTGTCACAATGACAAAAATCATCACACCGCAGGCAATGAATCAGTGTCTTAAATTTATATACACTGGAACAATAGAAAAGGAATTTCACAATCTTCAG ACTGCTCCAATCGGATTActtttg GAAATAAAACAAGCAGCTGACTTCTTAGAACTGCCTCAACTAACACTGCTCCTTTCTAAGCCGCAAAATGTTTTAGCTAGTCTCTCAGAAGAACCAATTCAACATTATTGCTta agTATTAAGGAGAATATGGAAAAACATTGCATAGGCGATGGTTATTTTAGTGATGTAACCTTTGAACTTGATGACGGTCACATGAAAGCGCATCGTTCTATTCTAGTGGCCAGATGTGATGTTATGCGTGCAATGTTAACTGGCGACTTTCGTGAAGCACATTCAAGTGTT atTGTATTTCCTGGTGTTACGGTCTATACATTCCACAAGCTTCTATGTTATCTGTATACAGATGAAATTCCTGCAGTTTCTGCGGATAAATGCCTGAATCTTTTAGAACTAGCAAACAGGCTGTGCCTACCGAGGCTATTAAATCTGGTCGAATGTCGAGCAATTGAAGATTTAACTTTAATATCACAAAACGAGACTAATGAAACTGTTGATCATTGTTTAAAGCTGCTGGAAGCAGTAAAA ctcCACAACGCACACCAATTGGCCGAATGGTGTATGTCTTATCTGTGTGTCAATTACAATATTATTTGTAAGTTCTCATTAAAGGGCCTAAAGGCCCTGCATCAGGATAATCAGGAATACCTGCGAGAGCATCGATGGCCTCCAGTGTGGTATCTCAAGGACTATGACTACTACCAGCGATGCATTAATGAGATGAATAAGGAATTGAAAGATGCACGTGGCGATTCGCCAAGTGACGACGAGGGATGCTTATGCTTTACCGGAG